DNA sequence from the bacterium genome:
ATCACCCCAGGTTTCGAACCGCCACTCCGCTGCCACGTACCCATAGAGGCTGAACATCACTCGCTGGCTGCAGAGGTGAACGTCGAAGACGAGTTGCTTAGGCAGATCCGGCGGTTCGTTCTGGTACAGCCTGCAGCAACTGATACCGAGCTTCGCCGCCTTCTCTTGTGCGGGCCCAGTGAAGCCGCTGTAGGAGTAGATGACTCCCTTGTGTGCCGAAGAAGAGGCTAGCTCGCCCGCGAAAGCGTCGATGTCTCCCTGATGTAACTTTCGGCTCCATCTCTTGCAACTGACGAGAATCGCCACAGGGAAGTGCTGACATGACCTGCTCCCAAGTTTGATACCACGGGGAACGTGAGATTTCCCCGGCATTAGGTCCGATTCCTCTGTCTTTGGGAGGGGGGAAACGGGGCGGAGGCCGGCTTGTCCGGCC
Encoded proteins:
- a CDS encoding restriction endonuclease → MPGKSHVPRGIKLGSRSCQHFPVAILVSCKRWSRKLHQGDIDAFAGELASSSAHKGVIYSYSGFTGPAQEKAAKLGISCCRLYQNEPPDLPKQLVFDVHLCSQRVMFSLYGYVAAEWRFETWGDVLDLPDTSDGEGEKRVADMLQTAFHEAEQQAVRDLVDKRLWPPDAFGAAVGVGSPEGEARSPFRIGVQAEWKWYRARLEAYELDGS